From Diceros bicornis minor isolate mBicDic1 chromosome 17, mDicBic1.mat.cur, whole genome shotgun sequence, the proteins below share one genomic window:
- the NACA gene encoding nascent polypeptide-associated complex subunit alpha isoform X1, giving the protein MPGEATETVPATEQELPQPQAETGSGTESDSDESVPELEEQDSTQATTQQAQLAAAAEIDEEPVSKAKQSRSEKKARKAMSKLGLRQVTGVTRVTIRKSKNILFVITKPDVYKSPASDTYIVFGEAKIEDLSQQAQLAAAEKFKVQGEAVSNIQENTQTPTVQEESEEEEVDETGVEVKDIELVMSQANVSRAKAVRALKNNSNDIVNAIMVSVQAFIP; this is encoded by the exons ATGCCCGGTGAAGCCACAGAAACCGTCCCTGCTACAGAGCAGGAGTTGCCACAGCCCCAGGCTGAGACAG GGTCTGGAACAGAATCTGACAGTGATGAATCAGTACCAGAGCTCGAGGAACAGGATTCCACACAGGCAACCACACAACAGGCCCAG CTGGCAGCAGCAGCTGAAATTGATGAAGAGCCAGTCAGTAAAGCAAAACAGAGCCGGAGTGAAAAGAAGGCACGGAAG GCTATGTCCAAACTGGGTCTTCGACAGGTTACAGGGGTTACTAGAGTCACTATCCGGAAATCTAAGAATATCCTCTTTGTCATCACAAAACCAGATGTCTACAAGAGTCCAGCTTCAGATACCTACATAGTTTTTGGGGAAGCCAAG ATCGAAGATTTATCTCAGCAAGCACAGCTAGCAGCTGCTGAGAAATTCAAAGTTCAAGGTGAGGCTGTCTCAAACATTCAAGAAAACACACAGACTCCAACTGTACAAGAGGAGAGTGAAGAGGAAGAG GTTGATGAAacaggtgtggaagttaaggACATAGAATTGGTCATGTCACAAGCAAATGTGTCGAGAGCAAAGGCAGTCCGAGCCCTGAAGAACAACAGTAATGATATTGTAAATGCTATTATGGTAAGTGTCCAGGCCTTTATTCCTTGA
- the NACA gene encoding nascent polypeptide-associated complex subunit alpha isoform X2 — MPGEATETVPATEQELPQPQAETGSGTESDSDESVPELEEQDSTQATTQQAQLAAAAEIDEEPVSKAKQSRSEKKARKAMSKLGLRQVTGVTRVTIRKSKNILFVITKPDVYKSPASDTYIVFGEAKIEDLSQQAQLAAAEKFKVQGEAVSNIQENTQTPTVQEESEEEEVDETGVEVKDIELVMSQANVSRAKAVRALKNNSNDIVNAIMELTM, encoded by the exons ATGCCCGGTGAAGCCACAGAAACCGTCCCTGCTACAGAGCAGGAGTTGCCACAGCCCCAGGCTGAGACAG GGTCTGGAACAGAATCTGACAGTGATGAATCAGTACCAGAGCTCGAGGAACAGGATTCCACACAGGCAACCACACAACAGGCCCAG CTGGCAGCAGCAGCTGAAATTGATGAAGAGCCAGTCAGTAAAGCAAAACAGAGCCGGAGTGAAAAGAAGGCACGGAAG GCTATGTCCAAACTGGGTCTTCGACAGGTTACAGGGGTTACTAGAGTCACTATCCGGAAATCTAAGAATATCCTCTTTGTCATCACAAAACCAGATGTCTACAAGAGTCCAGCTTCAGATACCTACATAGTTTTTGGGGAAGCCAAG ATCGAAGATTTATCTCAGCAAGCACAGCTAGCAGCTGCTGAGAAATTCAAAGTTCAAGGTGAGGCTGTCTCAAACATTCAAGAAAACACACAGACTCCAACTGTACAAGAGGAGAGTGAAGAGGAAGAG GTTGATGAAacaggtgtggaagttaaggACATAGAATTGGTCATGTCACAAGCAAATGTGTCGAGAGCAAAGGCAGTCCGAGCCCTGAAGAACAACAGTAATGATATTGTAAATGCTATTATG GAATTAACAATGTAA
- the LOC131415800 gene encoding nascent polypeptide-associated complex subunit alpha, muscle-specific form-like, translating into MWEMRRRMYSYLTTEVCLGKVAVACHLCLILCGDFHSQIKNSSVSCEACCTKLGCITHVCFFPSFSFFIPFCFSPPAVLPVSSALSVTAASGQPDPTLPPSCSLAPQQCPLATPNQLSSFLSPSTIASTPFKAPFPQSSSGIALPLGSAPSPPDTPVFLPNIIGPPISPAALALASPMITPTLKGAHSCSAPLALVALAPHSVQKSYPPNPLSSPPSVAVAESGSVTSPPAPTASSEPKTSPIQAPSEVVLNPKGTPIPPGIVSAVPSHLITPLASVQSGVASCPQTPPATPLAITSSQAKGIPVSSALTSPQNPVSLSLKGPLSPPAALSLPTETIPMTPNVPPAFLPSLGSHLAPLHQSSVGSPVQLLSQTGPNVLSDPTVDTISGDDSSIGASYPSQKSIIHPLPSRNEVVPAAVGAFPVEAPTPPLALSVDKAPSTITSIASYSPSGSSNVATSSPLSSAASLILKGSPNATHHQPLVAQIPAASPGSAGLKEAPVSSVGTTPLMSNPCTISATPTTFEVATCVSPPLSSGFISSTDSASLTMAPKELPAPQVTTTLGIPVSPLPGPEDPRSLPASVLVKFPTQKDLQTVPASPVGAPVSPAQAALPTKKDPTILPVALAAPKNTPSPQSTSPSLEISLSPEATLAKKSLVEPLPVVKPASTTPSPLGVNSPTSIIKTDPYASPDPTSLLLKSSLTTPTIATFPLESASTAGVAPTTAKGTSTPATTDSPFLEGAVSLAPKSHPAEKSTSPLTALPLVPPASDNCLVAPAMTLSLQNDSVSPATMSLAPEIPKSEPCPSLPPAGTPPQGAEKVHGISHTSALAPVASSPEGCPTEDSGASVTASSKGTSLADSPPLLGTSVSPQTKRPPTKKGSATSTTPLTLAPSVSKSVPTIPDTPAENFSSSVSPTEDSFLPEASLCFQVPKESLAKKHSPTPPSPKARPATPSLTETSAPLAPPSPKGAPATPSSKESPAAPPPRGAPTAPAVAPPSPKESPATPTPKRAPATPSPKGPSTCPAVPPPSPQGGPATPPPREAPTPSAVIPFSPKGASAIPSLRETPTPPTMTTSSRKESPATPPPKEASTSSAATPSSPRGAPATPSPRDSPATPPHKGAPATPAPKEPSATPPPKGAPATPAPKGASATPPPKGNPATPTPKEPSATPPPKGAPATPAPKGASATPPPKGNPATPAPKGASATPPPKGAPATPAPKGASATPPPKGAPAAPAPKEPSATPPPKGTPAIPAPKEPSATPPPKGAPATPVPKEPSATLPPQGAPATPSHKEPSATPPPKGTPAAPAPKEPSATPPPKGAPATPAPKRAPETPSSKGAPTPSAVVPPSPKESPVPKGTSAISSSKRAPATPSSKETPTSPVSVTCPLESIAPQASKGSSIKKGLTTLQAAVAPAPESIPVIPAPTQKGPLAKKSSATLPPVCLDPSAKNGTRGPLPTVAPAPLLTVSSQKGSSPKTPKALPISPVKDKESLHSPKGSLAPPESETSIPVAAAASEKVLPKAGSASVSLAPTPSVPLPLAPSPVPPLLPKQPFLPSSPGLVLESPCKPSAPADEDELPPLIPPEPISGGMPFQSVLVNMPTPKPAGIPAPTPSAKQPVLKNNKGICLGLPCAWCVAHTPPGGYPPILTLGCAASSSISACV; encoded by the coding sequence ATGTGGGAGATGAGGAGAAGGATGTATTCTTACTTGACCACTGAAGTATGTTTGGGGAAGGTTGCTGTTGCCTGTCACCTTTGTCTAATCCTGTGTGGTGACTTTCATTCTCAGATTAAAAATTCCAGTGTTTCCTGTGAGGCATGTTGTACCAAGTTGGGCTGCATAACTCacgtttgtttttttccttccttttccttttttatccccTTTTGCTTTTCTCCTCCAGCTGTGCTTCCTGTGTCTTCAGCTTTGAGTGTCACtgctgcctcagggcagcctgaCCCTACCCTTCCCCCTTCTTGCTCCCTGGCCCCCCAACAATGCCCTCTGGCAACCCCTAACCAGCTTTCCTCATTCCTTTCTCCCTCTACTATTGCCTCAACTCCTTTTAAAGCTCCTTTTCCCCAGTCATCCTCTGGGATAGCCCTGCCTTTGGGATCTGCCCCTTCCCCCCCTGACACCCCAGTTTTCCTGCCAAACATAATAGGGCCTCCCATCTCCCCAGCTGCCTTAGCTCTGGCCTCTCCCATGATAACTCCAACTCTGAAAGGTGCCCATTCCTGTTCAGCTCCCTTGGCTCTGGTGGCCTTGGCTCCCCACTCAGTTCAGAAGAGTTATCCACCTAACCCTCTTAGTTCACCTCCTTCAGTTGCTGTGGCGGAGTCAGGGTCAGTGACATCTCCGCCAGCTCCCACTGCATCCTCAGAACCAAAGACCTCTCCTATTCAAGCTCCCTCTGAAGTAGTCCTTAATCCAAAGGGTACTCCTATCCCTCCAGGTATAGTCAGTGCTGTTCCTTCGCATCTTATAACTCCCTTGGCCTCTGTTCAATCTGGAGTAGCCTCATGTCCTCAAACACCACCTGCCACTCCCCTAGCCATCACTTCCTCTCAGGCCAAAGGCATCCCTGTTTCCTCAGCTCTGACTTCTCCACAGAACCCTGTAAGCCTCAGCCTAAAGGGACCACTTAGTCCACCTGCTGCCTTATCTCTTCCAACCGAGACTATTCCTATGACTCCCAACGTCCCCCCAGCTTTCCTCCCTTCTCTGGGCTCTCATCTTGCACCTTTACATCAGAGTTCTGTTGGTTCTCCTGTCCAACTTTTAAGTCAAACAGGCCCTAATGTTCTGTCAGATCCTACAGTGGATACCATTTCTGGAGATGATTCTTCCATAGGGGCCTCTTACCCTTCTCAGAAGTCTATAATTCATCCCCTTCCTTCCAGAAATGAGGTGGTTCCTGCTGCTGTGGGTGCTTTTCCAGTGGAGGCTCCCACTCCCCCTCTGGCTCTGTCTGTTGACAAAGCCCCCTCTACCATCACTAGCATAGCCTCCTACAGCCCCTCTGGCTCCTCAAATGTAGCTACCTCTTCTCCATTATCTTCTGCagcctctctcattctcaaaGGGTCTCCTAATGCCACTCATCATCAGcctttggtggcccagattccTGCTGCTTCTCCAGGGAGTGCAGGCTTGAAAGAAGCTCCTGTTTCCTCTGTTGGAACCACCCCGCTTATGAGTAATCCCTGTACAATTTCTGCAACACCTACTACCTTTGAGGTAGCTACTTGTGTCTCTCCTCCACTTTCATCAGGTTTTATAAGTAGTACAGACTCAGCTTCCCTTACTATGGCTCCCAAAGAGCTTCCTGCTCCTCAAGTAACAACCACTCTGGGGATACCAGTCTCTCCTTTGCCAGGCCCTGAGGACCCCAGAAGTCTCCCTGCTTCAGTACTGGTAAAGTTCCCAACACAAAAAGATCTCCAAACTGTACCTGCTTCTCCTGTAGGAGCCCCTGTTTCACCAGCCCAGGCAGCACTCCCTACCAAGAAAGACCCTACTATACTACCAGTGGCCCTGGCAGCCCCTAAAAATACCCCTTCTCCCCAAAGTACATCACCTTCTCTGGAGATATCTCTTTCTCCTGAAGCCACTTTGGCAAAGAAAAGCCTTGTAGAACCTCTCCCCGTAGTTAAGCCAGCCAGTACTACTCCTTCTCCTCTGGGTGTTAACTCCCCAACCTCTATAATCAAGACAGATCCTTATGCAAGCCCAGACCCCACTAGTCTGCTTCTCAAAAGTTCTCTCACTACCCCGACCATAGCTACATTTCCTTTGGAAAGTGCTTCCACCGCTGGGGTGGCTCCTACAACTGCCAAAGGTACCTCCACTCCTGCAACTACAGACAGCCCTTTTCTAGAAGGAGCTGTCTCTTTAGCTCCTAAAAGCCACCCAGCCGAGAAGAGTACTTCCCCTCTTACTGCTTTACCTTTGGTTCCTCCAGCCTCTGACAATTGCCTTGTGGCTCCAGCTATGACTTTATCCCTCCAGAATGATTCTGTTTCTCCAGCTACCATGTCACTGGCGCCTGAAATTCCCAAGTCTGAGCCTTGTCCCTCTCTTCCCCCGGCTGGTACTCCTCCTCAAGGTGCAGAGAAAGTTCATGGTATCTCTCATACCTCAGCATTGGCACCTGTGGCTTCCTCTCCTGAAGGGTGCCCAACTGAGGACTCTGGTGCTTCTGTTACTGCATCTTCCAAAGGAACTTCCTTAGCTGACTCCCCACCTCTTTTAGGGACTAGTGTGTCTCCTCAGACTAAAAGACCTCCAACCAAGAAAGGTTCAGCTACTTCTACTACTCCCTTAACTCTTGCTCCTTCTGTTTCTAAAAGTGTACCTACTATCCCTGATACTCCTGCTGAAAATTTCTCATCCTCTGTTTCTCCAACTGAAGATTCCTTTCTTCCAGAGGCGAGTCTTTGTTTTCAAGTACCTAAAGAATCACTAGCCAAGAAGCATTCCCCtactcctccttcccccaaagCGAGGCCAGCAACCCCCTCCCTTACAGAGACCTCCGCTCCCCtagctcctccctcccccaaaggAGCCCCAGCAACTCCATCCTCCAAAGAGTCTCCAGCTGCCCCACCTCCCAGAGGGGCCCCCACTGCCCCAGCTGTGGCTCCTCCCTCCCCTAAAGAGTCCCCAGCAACTCCAACTCCCAAAAGAGCCCCAGCCACCCCATCACCCAAAGGACCCTCCACTTGCCCAGCTGTGCCTCCTCCCTCGCCCCAAGGGGGCCCAGCTACCCCACCTCCCAGAGAGGCCCCTACTCCCTCAGCTGTGATTCCTTTCTCCCCGAAAGGGGCCTCAGCAATTCCATCTCTCAGAGAGACCCCTACTCCCCCAACTATGACTACTTCCTCCCGCAAAGAGTCCCCAGCTACCCCACCCCCAAAAGAGGCCTCCACTTCCTCGGCTGCAACTCCTTCCTCTCCCAGAGGAGCCCCAGCAACCCCATCCCCCAGAGACTCCCCAGCTACTCCACCTCACAAAGGGGCCCCAGCAACTCCAGCCCCCAAAGAGCCCTCAGCTACCCCACCTCCCAAAGGGGCCCCAGCAACTCCAGCCCCCAAGGGGGCATCAGCTACCCCACCTCCCAAAGGGAACCCAGCAACTCCCACCCCTAAAGAGCCCTCAGCTACCCCACCTCCCAAAGGGGCCCCAGCAACTCCAGCCCCCAAGGGGGCATCAGCTACCCCACCTCCCAAAGGGAACCCAGCAACTCCAGCCCCCAAAGGGGCATCAGCTACCCCACCTCCCAAAGGGGCCCCAGCAACTCCAGCCCCCAAAGGGGCATCAGCTACCCCACCTCCCAAAGGGGCCCCAGCAGCTCCAGCCCCCAAAGAGCCCTCAGCTACCCCACCTCCCAAAGGGACCCCAGCAATTCCAGCCCCCAAAGAGCCCTCAGCTACCCCACCTCCCAAAGGGGCCCCAGCAACTCCAGTCCCCAAAGAGCCCTCAGCTACCCTACCTCCCCAAGGGGCCCCAGCAACTCCATCCCACAAAGAGCCCTCAGCTACCCCACCTCCCAAAGGGACCCCAGCAGCTCCAGCCCCCAAAGAGCCCTCAGCTACCCCACCTCCCAAAGGGGCCCCAGCAACTCCAGCTCCCAAAAGagccccagaaactccatcttcCAAAGGGGCCCCTACTCCCTCAGCTGTagttcctccctcccccaaagaGTCCCCAGTCCCCAAAGGAACCTCAGCAATTTCATCCTCCAAAAGAGCCCCAGCTACCCCTTCCTCCAAAGAGACTCCCACTTCCCCAGTTTCAGTCACATGTCCCTTGGAGTCCATTGCCCCTCAGGCATCTAAAGGGTCCTCGATAAAGAAAGGCCTCACAACTCTCCAAGCAGCTGTTGCCCCAGCTCCAGAAAGTATACCAGTCATCCCAGCTCCCACTCAGAAAGGTCCACTGGCCAAGAAAAGTTCTGCTACTTTACCTCCTGTGTGCCTAGATCCCTCAGCTAAGAATGGTACTAGAGGACCCCTCCCTACAGTGGCTCCAGCCCCTCTACTGACGGTCTCCTCTCAGAAAGGCTCTTCTCCAAAAACTCCAAAAGCCCTCCCTATTTCTCCTGTAAAGGACAAAGAGTCTCTCCATTCCCCAAAGGGCTCCTTGGCTCCTCCTGAGTCTGAGACATCTATCCCTGTAGCAGCAGCTGCCTCTGAGAAGGTCCTTCCTAAAGCTGGATCAGCATCTGTCTCTCTAGCACCCACCCCATCAGTCCCTCTGCCTCTTGCTCCCTCCCCAGTTCCCCCTCTGCTTCCTAAACAGCCATTTCTGCCCTCCTCACCTGGGCTGGTGCTGGAATCACCCTGTAAGCCCTCAGCCCCTGCTGATGAGGATGAGCTGCCGCCTCTGATTCCCCCGGAACCAATCTCGGGGGGAATGCCTTTCCAGTCGGTCCTCGTCAACATGCccacccccaaacctgctggGATCCCTGCCCCAACCCCCTCTGCCAAGCAGCCTGTTCTGAAGAACAACAAGGGTATTTGCCTTGGTTTGCCGTGTGCATGGTGTGTTGCCCACACCCCTCCTGGGGGCTACCCACCAATACTAACCCTAGGATGTGCCGCTTCCTCCAGTATATCTGCTTGTGTTTGA